The DNA window ATGGATTACTACGATGCAAGAGGGAGAGTGATTTTCCCCGGACTTACCAATTTACATCATCATTTTTATTATATACTTTCAAGAGGCCTGATGCAAGGAATGAAATATGGTGATTTGAAGTATAATCTTGAATCCTTCTGGTGGAAATTCGATTCTTCACTTACACCTGAAATTGTTCAGATTTCTGTACTTCTTAATTTGCTGGATTCAATAAGACATGGTGTTATCACTATATTTGATCATCATTCAAGTCCTGGAAATATTGAAAATATACTTGAAGTGATTGCCTCGGTAGCTAAAAGAGCAGGTGTTGATGTTGCACTTTGCTATGAAATATCTGACAGACATGGTAAGGATAATTTATATAAAGCTCTTGATGAGAATATAAATTTTTATGAAAAATATAAATATAGTAAAAATATAAAGGGTATGATCGGTCTACATGCAAATTTTACTCTTTCAGACGAATCTCTATATGAGATAAGTGAAAATATATCTGTCGATGATGTCGGTATCCATATTCACATTGGTGAAGATCAGATCGACCTAGATTATTGCCAGCAGATTGGATATAAAGGTCCTGTTGACAGACTAAATAAATTTAATCTTATCTCAGATAAGGCGATCCTTGCACATGGTCTTTTCTTAAGTGATGAAGATTACAAGATTTTAAAACAAAGTGGTGCTGTTACAGTATGTAATTCAGAGTCTAATATGAGGAACAGTTATGGTGTTTTTAATATTAAGAAATATAAAGATATTCCCTTTGGTCTCGGAACAGATGGTATAACATCGAGTATGCTTCATACACTGAGGGCAACATATCTGTCCCAGCGTCAATCTGGAACTGTTTCAGAAAAAATTATAAAGGTTTTGTCAAACAGTTTATTTAGGACAAACTCCGAATTTGCATCAAAGATATTTAGGAGAAAAAAAGGTGTTCTTGAGAAAGGTGCTCCAGCAGATATTGTGATTTTTGATTATGTACCGCTTACAGAGTTTAATTCTGAGACACTTTTTTCTCATGCTGCATTTGGTATGTATGATAGCCAGGCAATGGTTGTTTTTAAAGAAGGAAAAATTATATACGAGAAAGGTACGTTTTATACCATAGATGAAGAACTCGTTTTAGAAGAATCTAAAAAACTTAGTAAAATACTATGGGAAAATTTTAATAAAATAAAAAATTCTTAAATTTATTTTTCTTCCTTTAATCTCTGGGCTAATGAAACAATAAAAGATCCAGCTAATAGAGAAATAAGAAAGTCTATAAATCCTTGATAAGGCTTCGGATTTCTTATAGAAATGTTAACACTTTTGTTTTTAATTCTCTCATATAAACTACTTGCAAGGTTCTCTTCTACCCCTAACAATGATAGGAATTTTATATATTCATCTTTCGGATATAATTCCGAGAATCTAGCACTTCCCGCATTAAAGTATTTTTTAAAGTATTTTTCTCCAAATAACTGTATAAAATCTCTTGCCTTTTTAGGGTCAGATTTTATGTAGTAAGGTTTTATTCTTCTTTCCGTCAGCTGCCACCTGGCTTTGTATAATCTGACGATACCTACGATTTTTGCAAGATCATTATAAAGATTGAAACCTGTACACGCATAAGAGTTGTACCAAAGCATATGCATACCCTTTAGGCTACGGTTATAAATTTTTTCTGACAGTAATGCGTAGTTATGAGGTGGGTCCCACAGCTTATCACCGTACTTTTTGTGAATCAATCCTGATAGTACAACTGCGGAAAAGCACGTCCACCCCTCAATCTCGGGACCGATCATCCATGGATAATATTCAATTATTCCGTAAAGATAGGAGTATTTATACAGAATAAAGTTAATGGGATCAATATTTATGAAATTAGCTGAATCATTTTCTAAATATTCTTTATCGTTGAAATTCTTTATGACGTTTTCTGAGGGAATATTACCCACGATACTTCTGGGGAAAGTGGCGTGTAGTCCACCATGTCCTATGCCATAAATGGTTAATTCGTTGACATTGGGAGAGAGTCCGAAAGTTTCCCTTGACACTCTATTGGCAGCTTCTATTACTTTTAAAAATTTTATTCCAATATCTTTTACTCTTTCATCTCTGTATCTGAAGATTAAATCTCCTACTCTTAAAGTCTTTAGGTCAGTCTTTTTAGTTTTATGAGAAGGGAAAATAAAGTTGATAGAAGAACTTATCAGAATAAATGATAGAAGAGCAGCTGCTATCAAATATTTTTTCCCTGTTCTGATGACGATAGAACCAATCCATAATGAAGCAATTGGTAAGATCATTATAATAATGTTATTAGATTTTAAACCGAAAGGGAAGATAATTGTAATTAAGCCGAGCACCGAACCGAAAACAAATTGCCTTATTCTTTTTTCAGATAAATACTTTCTAAAAGCGAAGGTTGAGAGTAAAATCAGAGTGCCGGGACTGTAAAGCAAAGATATTAGATTCATGTGTAGAGGCATAAATTTAACTATGTCCTGTGGCAGTAATAGACCGATTGTGTAAATAAGCTGTATCAACCT is part of the Candidatus Neomarinimicrobiota bacterium genome and encodes:
- a CDS encoding amidohydrolase family protein, with product MMEKTRPLIIYNGPMFDGKGNVYQDGAVYVENGKIVEVGNEEEVFEKIPKRIDMDYYDARGRVIFPGLTNLHHHFYYILSRGLMQGMKYGDLKYNLESFWWKFDSSLTPEIVQISVLLNLLDSIRHGVITIFDHHSSPGNIENILEVIASVAKRAGVDVALCYEISDRHGKDNLYKALDENINFYEKYKYSKNIKGMIGLHANFTLSDESLYEISENISVDDVGIHIHIGEDQIDLDYCQQIGYKGPVDRLNKFNLISDKAILAHGLFLSDEDYKILKQSGAVTVCNSESNMRNSYGVFNIKKYKDIPFGLGTDGITSSMLHTLRATYLSQRQSGTVSEKIIKVLSNSLFRTNSEFASKIFRRKKGVLEKGAPADIVIFDYVPLTEFNSETLFSHAAFGMYDSQAMVVFKEGKIIYEKGTFYTIDEELVLEESKKLSKILWENFNKIKNS